The sequence below is a genomic window from Luteimonas sp. MC1825.
TGCTTGGCGGCGGGAACCTCGGCGGTCGGCTCGACGTCGGCTTCCACTTCCTCGCGGACGTGGCGTGCGACGGCGACGGCCGGGTTATGGCCTTCGTCGATCTTCTGCGCGGGCGTGACGCCCTCGGGGAACGTGACGTCCGACAGGTGCACGGTGTCGCCGACCTCCATGCTGGCCAGGTCGACCTCGATGAACTCGGGGAGCTTGCCCGGCAGGCAGCTGACTTCGATCTCGTTGAGTTCCTGGGTCAGCACCACGCCCGCGGTCTTGCCGGCCACCGAGGTGTCGGCGTTGATCAGGTGCAGCGGCACGTTGAAGCGGATCGCCTCGTTCTCGTTCACGCGCTGGAAGTCGATGTGCATGATCTGCTGCTTGAACGGGTGGCGCTGCATGTCACGCAACAGCACGCGCTCGACCTTGCCGTCGACCTCGAGGTCGAGGATCGACGAGTAGAACCAGTCGTGCTGGCTGGCAACCCAGGTCTTTTCCTGCTGGAGCTGGATGCTCCGCGGGGCGGCATCGCCGCCGTAGATGATGGCCGGCAGGCTGCCCGCGCGACGCAGGCGGCGGCTCGCACCCTTCCCCTCGTCCTTGCGGCCGGTTGCCGAAATCGTGTGCTGTGTCATTGGATGTCTACTCGTTTGCATGGTTGGCCCGCCTCGCGGCGGAAATGTTGACTCCCCCGCGACCAGGGGAGCCGGTTGGAACACGACCGGGGCCGGGGCGGCAGTGCCGCCTCAGTCCACGTAGAGGGAACTCACCGACTCGCCGAAGGCGATGCGGCGGATGGTCTCGGCCAGCAGCTCGGCCACGCTGAGCTGGCGGATGCGCCCACAGCCGCGGGCGGCATCGGAAAGCGGAATGGTATCAGTGACCACCAGCTCGTCGAGCTGGGACCGGTTCAGGTTGTCGATCGCCGCCCCCGAGAGCACCGGATGCGTGCAGTACGCGACCACCTTGGTGGCGCCCTGCGCCTTCAGCGCGGCGGCGGCGGCGCACAGGGTGCCCGCGGTGTCGACGATGTCGTCCACCAGCACGCAGGTCTTGCCCTGCACGTCGCCGATGATGTTCATCACCGTGGCGACGTTGGCCTTCGGACGGCGCTTGTCGATGATCGCGAGATCCGCGTCATCGAGGCGCTTGGCCAGCGCGCGGGCACGCACCACGCCGCCGACGTCGGGGCTGACCACCACCATGTTGTCGGTGCCGTGCGCGCGCCAGATGTCGGCCAGCAGCAGCGGCGAGGCATAGACGTTGTCGACCGGGATGTCGAAGAAGCCCTGGATCTGGTCGGCGTGCAGGTCGATCGTGAGCAGGCCGTCGGCACCCGCCACGGTGAACATCTTGGCGGCGAGCTTGGCGGTGATCGGCACCCGCGAGGAGCGCATGCGGCGGTCCTGGCGCGCGTAGCCGAAGTACGGCACCACGGCGGTGATGCTGGCGGTGGATGCGCGCTTGAGCGCGTCGATCAGCGCCATCAGCTCCATGAAGTGCTCGGCGGTCGGGGCGCAGGTGGACTGCACCACGAACACGTCCTGGCGGCGCACGTTTTCCTCGATCTCGACCTGCACCTCGCCATCCGAGAAGGTCGACACCAGGGCCTTGCCCGGACGCACCCCGAGCTCGCGGCACACGGCCTGGGCGAGCGGGCGGTTGGCATTGCCTGAGAAGATCAGCAGGTTGCCATCTTCCTTTTTCACGGGACGTCTCCGCTGCACGCTGGTTTCGACTGGGGAATGGCAGGGGCGGTAGGATTCGAACCTACGAATGCCAGGATCAAAACCTGGTGCCTTGGGCCTCTTGGCGACGCCCCTGCAGAGGCCACGCCGCAAGTGCATCCAGCAGCGGCGACCGCGCGGCGCCGGGAACCACCCAGGCCTTGAGGCATGGCGGCAATCCGGCGAGCGCAGCCTCGGCGAGTGCGCGCTCGGCGAACTCGACGAAACAGCCGCTGCCCGTCCCGGTAAGCCGTGGCGTGCCGACGCGCGAAAGCGCCTGGAACGCGGCTTCAACGGCCGGTTCGAGGCGACGCAGCACCGGCTCGAACGCATTGCCGAGCGGAACACTTGAAGCGAAGTCGGCCATTGTCGCGGCGCGGGCATCCCTCGTCAATTCAGGGGCCTGGAACAGCGCGGCGGTGGCCACGTGCACGCCGGGGTCGACCAGCAGGTACCAGGCCGGCGGCAGCGCCAGCGGCACGAGGCGTTCGCCGACGCCTTCCGCCCAGGCGTTCGCGCCGTGCACGAACACGGGCACGTCGGCACCCATGCCAACCCCGAGTGCCGCCAGCGCGTCGCGGCCGAGGCCAAGCCCCCAGAGCCGGTCCAGGGCGACCAGCACGGTCGCCGCGTCGGATGACCCGCCGCCGAAGCCACCGCCAGCCGGAATGTGTTTTTCGACGCGGATATCTGCTCCAAGCTCGCATTTCGCCGACTTTTGCAGAAGTTCTGCGGCGCGCAGGCTGAGGTCCGCGGATTCGGGGACCGCAGCCAGATCCATTCCGCAGCGGACGATCCGGCCGTCGGCGCGGGGCCGCAGGTGGACGGTGTCGCCCCAGTCCAGCAGGCGGAACACGGTCTGCAACTCGTGGTAACCGTCGGTGCGGCGCCCGGTGATGCGCAGGAACAGGTTCAGCTTGGCCGGCGCCGGCCACGCCGACCAGCCGTACGCGGCGGTCACGGTGCGATCCCGCCCCACTGGTCGATGACCAGCCGCACGTCGGCACCACCGCGGCGCGCCTCGATGCGCCGCGGCAGCGGCGGCGTGATGGTGTCGCCCTCGTGCCAGGCGCGGAATTCGATGACCCAGCCGTCCTGCTGCAGCCGCGCGGGAAGCAGGTCGGCACCGAAGGCGAGCGTGGCCGGCCCGTGGCGGGCCTCGTCGGCGCGGGCACCGCGCAGCCAGGCACCAAGGGCGGCCATCGGCACCTCGAGCCCGGTGGCTTCGTACAGCAGCTGGCTGCCATCCGGCCCCTCGCGCGGGCCGCCGTCCAGCCCCTCCAGGCGCGCGCCGGACCCGCTGGATGACAGCCGCCAGCCTTGGCGGGTGACCGGGGCAGACAGCTCGACGCGGTAACCGGCACCATCCTGCTGCCAGTCGATGCGGCCGTTGCCTCCCTTGCCATCGCGGGTGATGGCGGCGCGGCCGCTCAGGGTCCAGGCCGGAGTGCCGGCCAGTCGCGCCTCGCGGGCCACCTGCCCGTCCATGGCCGCCGCAACGGCAGCCGGGGCCAGCACCGGGAGGGGCGCGGACGCCGGCCCGCGCGTCGCGCACGCGCCCAGCAAGGCCATGGCGGCCAGCACCAGCAGCACCCTCGCCGGACTCATGACGCGGTCTTCTCCAGCGCCCGCTTGAGGGCGCGGTTGTCCGGATCGATGGCGCGCGCCTCCTCCAGGTAGCGGCGCGCCTCGTCACGGCGGCCCAGGACCCACAGCACTTCGCCGAGGTGCGCGGCGATCTCGGCGTCCTTTTCCAGCACGTAGGCGCGGCGCAGCTCGACCACCGCCTCCTCGTTGCGGCCAAGCCGGTAGAGCACCCAGCCGTAGCTGTCGATGATGGCGGCATTGCCCGGCTCGGCGACGCGCGCGCGCTCGATCAGCTCCAGCGCCTCGTCGTAGCGCGCGGTGCGGTCGGCAAGCGTGTAGCCCAGGGCGTTGAGCGCGGCCGTGCTGTCCGGATCGGCCAGCAGGATGCGGCGCAGGTCGGCCTCGGCGCGGGCGATATCGTCGCGCCGCTCCCACATCAGCGCGCGCGCGTAGAGCAGCGCGGCATCGTCGACGAATGCCGCCAGCCCCCGGGCATAGGCGTCGAGTTCGGCATCCCCGCCGCCATCCTCGCGGCGCAGCTCGGCCTCCATCACGTAGGCATCGCGGCGGTAGTCGGCATCGGCGACGCCATCCTGCTGCAGGCGCGAGAGCTCGGCGTAGGCCTCGTCGGCCTTGCCCAGGTCGTGGAGCACCTTCGGGATCCGCAACTGCGCCAGCCAGCGCTGCTCGCCGCCGGGCACGCTGCGGTACCAGTCGAGCGCCTCGGCCGGAAGCTCCAGGTATTCGGCCAGTTGGCCAAGCAGCAGGCGTCGCGGCGGGTTCGGGGCCTCGGCGTCGGCCTTGAGGACGTCATACAGCCGGCCCAGCCCGTCCTTGTCCTCGGCCTGCGCCAGCAGGGACGCACGCAGCGCGAGCCAGCGCAGTTCCGGTGGCCCGCTTTCCAGCAACCGCGCACCGTCGGCGGGCGCACCCACTTCGGCATAGGCCAGGGCGATGTTCTCGCGCATGCGCGGGTGCGCGGTGACACCGGGCTGCGCCGCGATCTCGTCGAGCACCGCCTTCGCCTCCACGCTGCGGCCGGTCTGGTGCAGGTGGCGGCTGCGGACCAGGGCGGTGAGCGGGTCGTCGGGGAACGCGACGCGCGCGACACCGTCGATGCGCTCGAACAGGGCCTGGTCGCCCAGCCCGAGCGCCAGTTCGCCGGCACCGGCGAGGGCCAGCGACTCACGCGGGATCGCGCCGCGATCGAACAGCTCGCCGAGCACCTCGGCCGACAGGGCCTGGTCACTGCTGCCGGTGCCCAGCACCGACATCGCGGTGAGCAGGCCTTCGCGGCCATCCTCGCGCAGCAGCGACTCGAGCTCGCGGCGGGCGGCCCGGCTCTTGCCGGTGCGCAACGCCAGGGTGGCGGCGGCGCCCTTCATGCCCGCCGATTCCGGGGCGCGCTGGCGCCACAGGCCCAGCGCATCGGCCAGCGCGGCGTTGTCGCGCCCCATCAACGCGTAGCGGGTGGCGCGCGCGGCGAGTTCGGCATCGTCGGGCAGCGCGCGAGCCGCCTCCAGGTACCAGGCCGTGCCTTCATCCAGGCGCCCGGCCGAAACGGCGAATTCCGCCGCCAGCACCGCCTCGAGCGGATCGCGCGCCGTGGTGTCGCGCGCCTGCGCGGCCATGGCGCCGGCCAGCAACAGCACGGCCGCGAGCAGCGTGCCGGACCGCCGCGGGCGACCGCGCGCGAGGTGGCGAACGCCGTTGTCGGACGCGGAGGCTGCCGGCGACGTAAAATAGCGACCTGTCATGCCAGCAGCTTATCGCAAGCACATGAACCGATGAGGCTGATTGCCGTCGGTCTCAACCACCAGACCGCGCCGCTCCAGCTGCGCGAACGGGTGGCCTTTGCCGGCGATCGGCTGGACGGCGCGCTGGCGGAACTGCGCAGGCTGCCGGCCGTGAAGGAGGTGGCGCTGCTCTCCACCTGCAACCGCACCGAGCTTTACGCGGTGACCGATGACGAAGGCCGCGCGCTGGTGAACTGGCTG
It includes:
- a CDS encoding 50S ribosomal protein L25/general stress protein Ctc yields the protein MTQHTISATGRKDEGKGASRRLRRAGSLPAIIYGGDAAPRSIQLQQEKTWVASQHDWFYSSILDLEVDGKVERVLLRDMQRHPFKQQIMHIDFQRVNENEAIRFNVPLHLINADTSVAGKTAGVVLTQELNEIEVSCLPGKLPEFIEVDLASMEVGDTVHLSDVTFPEGVTPAQKIDEGHNPAVAVARHVREEVEADVEPTAEVPAAKQELPGKEG
- a CDS encoding ribose-phosphate diphosphokinase, whose amino-acid sequence is MKKEDGNLLIFSGNANRPLAQAVCRELGVRPGKALVSTFSDGEVQVEIEENVRRQDVFVVQSTCAPTAEHFMELMALIDALKRASTASITAVVPYFGYARQDRRMRSSRVPITAKLAAKMFTVAGADGLLTIDLHADQIQGFFDIPVDNVYASPLLLADIWRAHGTDNMVVVSPDVGGVVRARALAKRLDDADLAIIDKRRPKANVATVMNIIGDVQGKTCVLVDDIVDTAGTLCAAAAALKAQGATKVVAYCTHPVLSGAAIDNLNRSQLDELVVTDTIPLSDAARGCGRIRQLSVAELLAETIRRIAFGESVSSLYVD
- the ispE gene encoding 4-(cytidine 5'-diphospho)-2-C-methyl-D-erythritol kinase yields the protein MTAAYGWSAWPAPAKLNLFLRITGRRTDGYHELQTVFRLLDWGDTVHLRPRADGRIVRCGMDLAAVPESADLSLRAAELLQKSAKCELGADIRVEKHIPAGGGFGGGSSDAATVLVALDRLWGLGLGRDALAALGVGMGADVPVFVHGANAWAEGVGERLVPLALPPAWYLLVDPGVHVATAALFQAPELTRDARAATMADFASSVPLGNAFEPVLRRLEPAVEAAFQALSRVGTPRLTGTGSGCFVEFAERALAEAALAGLPPCLKAWVVPGAARSPLLDALAAWPLQGRRQEAQGTRF
- the lolB gene encoding lipoprotein insertase outer membrane protein LolB, which produces MSPARVLLVLAAMALLGACATRGPASAPLPVLAPAAVAAAMDGQVAREARLAGTPAWTLSGRAAITRDGKGGNGRIDWQQDGAGYRVELSAPVTRQGWRLSSSGSGARLEGLDGGPREGPDGSQLLYEATGLEVPMAALGAWLRGARADEARHGPATLAFGADLLPARLQQDGWVIEFRAWHEGDTITPPLPRRIEARRGGADVRLVIDQWGGIAP
- a CDS encoding tetratricopeptide repeat protein encodes the protein MAAQARDTTARDPLEAVLAAEFAVSAGRLDEGTAWYLEAARALPDDAELAARATRYALMGRDNAALADALGLWRQRAPESAGMKGAAATLALRTGKSRAARRELESLLREDGREGLLTAMSVLGTGSSDQALSAEVLGELFDRGAIPRESLALAGAGELALGLGDQALFERIDGVARVAFPDDPLTALVRSRHLHQTGRSVEAKAVLDEIAAQPGVTAHPRMRENIALAYAEVGAPADGARLLESGPPELRWLALRASLLAQAEDKDGLGRLYDVLKADAEAPNPPRRLLLGQLAEYLELPAEALDWYRSVPGGEQRWLAQLRIPKVLHDLGKADEAYAELSRLQQDGVADADYRRDAYVMEAELRREDGGGDAELDAYARGLAAFVDDAALLYARALMWERRDDIARAEADLRRILLADPDSTAALNALGYTLADRTARYDEALELIERARVAEPGNAAIIDSYGWVLYRLGRNEEAVVELRRAYVLEKDAEIAAHLGEVLWVLGRRDEARRYLEEARAIDPDNRALKRALEKTAS